From Cinclus cinclus chromosome 2, bCinCin1.1, whole genome shotgun sequence, one genomic window encodes:
- the UNC50 gene encoding protein unc-50 homolog, with protein sequence MLPTTLVNSGSQGNGVRSPRDAARHTAGAKRYKYLRRLFHFRQMDFEFALWQMLYLFTSPQRVYRNFHYRKQTKDQWARDDPAFLVLLSVWLCVSTVGFGFVLDMGFFETIKLLLWVVFIDCVGVGLLIATLMWFISNKYLVKQQNRDYDVEWGYAFDVHLNAFYPLLVILHFIQLFFINYVIISDSVIGYFVGNTLWLIAIGYYIYVTFLGYSALPFLKNTAILLYPFALLIMLYLISLACGWNFTKMLCSFYKYRVK encoded by the exons ATGCTGCCAACCACGTTGGTTAATTCTGGGAGCCAGGGCAATGGTGTGCGGAGCCCCAGAGATGCTGCGAGACACACGGCCGGAGCGAAACGCTACAAGTACCTCCGGAGGCTCTTCCACTTCCGACAGATGGACTTCGAGTTTGCGCTTTGGCAGATGCTTTACCTGTTCACTTCACCACAGAGGGTTTACAGGAACTTTCACTACAGAAAACAGACAAAGGACCAATGGGCGAGAGATGATCCTGCTTTTCTAGTGCTGCTCAGTGTCTGGCTCTGTG tgtCTACTGTAGGATTTGGATTTGTATTGGacatggggttttttgaaaCAATAAAACTGCTACTTTGGGTTGTATTCATAGACTGTGTAGGCGTTGGGCTCCTGATTGCAACTCTGATGTG GTTCATTTCAAATAAGTACTTAGTGAAGCAGCAGAACAGAGATTATGATGTGGAGTGGGGATATGCCTTTGATGTACATCTGAATGCTTTCTACCCTCTTCTAGTCATCCTGCATTTTATCCAGCTTTTCTTCATCAACT ATGTCATCATATCTGATTCTGTCATTGGGTATTTTGTTGGGAACACATTATGGCTGATTGCAATTGGCTATTACATCTACGTGACATTCCTAGGATACAGTG CATTGCCCTTCTTGAAGAACACAGCTATTCTTTTGTATCCATTTGCACTTCTCATCATGCTCTATTTGATCTCATTAGCATGTGGATGGAACTTCACCAAGATGCTTTGTTCCTTTTATAAGTACAGAGTGAAATAA